One window of Erwinia aphidicola genomic DNA carries:
- the denD gene encoding D-erythronate dehydrogenase: protein MNIVITGAAGFLGKKLVEALLAKGSLRDAQGKLQAIERITAIDIVPLNGIEDARLKVLSGDISNATELETLIDERTDSVFHLAAVVSGQAEQDFDLGMKINVDAARQIMERLRALPQCVRLVTTSSVAVFGGQLPDKVADDQVWMPQSSYGTQKAMNDLLLSDYSRKGFLDGRSLRMPTIVVRPGKPNAAASSFASGIIREPLNGEAANCPVSLDTRLWLMSPARAVAALILGHELERAQLDQGRVINLCGLSVTVEEMLGSLRRISGDEVLARISYQPDQAIINIVNSWPGDFHADYARRLGFQANASFDEMVREYQAESGGA, encoded by the coding sequence ATGAATATCGTCATTACCGGCGCTGCCGGATTCCTGGGGAAAAAACTGGTTGAGGCCCTGTTGGCAAAAGGCTCACTGCGCGATGCGCAGGGCAAGTTGCAGGCAATAGAACGAATTACCGCTATTGATATCGTGCCGCTGAACGGCATCGAGGATGCACGCCTGAAAGTGCTGAGTGGGGATATCAGTAACGCCACCGAGCTGGAAACGCTGATTGATGAGCGAACCGACAGCGTGTTTCATCTGGCGGCGGTGGTTTCTGGCCAGGCAGAGCAGGATTTCGATCTTGGAATGAAGATCAACGTCGATGCCGCTCGTCAGATCATGGAGCGCCTGCGCGCCCTGCCGCAGTGCGTCAGGCTGGTCACCACCAGTTCAGTCGCGGTATTTGGCGGCCAGCTGCCGGATAAAGTGGCGGATGACCAGGTCTGGATGCCGCAAAGCTCCTACGGCACGCAGAAGGCGATGAATGACCTGCTGCTGTCGGACTACAGCCGCAAAGGATTTCTCGACGGCCGCAGCCTGCGCATGCCGACCATTGTGGTGCGCCCGGGAAAACCCAATGCGGCCGCCTCCAGCTTTGCCAGCGGGATTATTCGTGAGCCGCTCAATGGCGAGGCCGCCAACTGCCCGGTCAGCCTGGATACCCGGCTGTGGCTGATGTCCCCGGCAAGAGCCGTCGCCGCATTGATCCTCGGGCACGAACTGGAGCGCGCGCAGCTCGACCAGGGCCGGGTCATTAACCTGTGCGGCCTGTCGGTAACGGTTGAAGAGATGCTCGGCTCGCTGCGCCGTATCAGCGGTGATGAGGTGCTGGCGCGTATCAGCTACCAGCCAGACCAAGCGATTATCAATATCGTGAACTCCTGGCCCGGTGATTTCCATGCCGACTATGCCCGTCGCCTCGGCTTCCAGGCCAATGCCTCATTCGATGAGATGGTCAGGGAGTATCAGGCAGAGAGCGGTGGCGCTTAA